GGGATGAATTCCTTCTCTGACATGGTAAGGTGGTACCAGTTATTTATTGTCAAAATAATTATCAAATTGATTCAAGTATTTAGAATATTCTGCTACAAACAGCTTGTCTAACATTTTATCGTCTTATTTTTGAGTCTGTCTTTTTTACACCCCCAGACTTCTGAGGAGATTCCTAGAGGAGGACTTCTGGTTGTGTTTCCCAGtcgagatggaggggaggaagcAGAGGTGGATAAAGAGTTTGAAACGTGGAAGGTTCAACACGGTAAAACGGGTTCAATACTCACtgaaagaaacaaaaatacaCACCAGTGATGGTTGACTACAACAGTTTGAACAATACAGACGTTCCGTCTCAATGTTATCTGACCATTTGCAGGGAAGAGCTATGGTTCCACCGAGGAGGAAGCCAAGCGTAAGGAGATCTGGTTAGCTACTAGGGCAAGAGTGATGGAGCACAACAAGAGAGCAGAGAATGGCTCAGAGAGCTTCACCATGGGGATGAATCATCTTTCCGACCGGGTATGATCACTGTCAGGGAGAGGCCTACTATATAAAACAGTTCAACTTGGAGGCTGCTTCCTTGGTTACTGATGGTACTTTTCTTACAGGCTTTCTTGATACTAATGCATGTTGCTTCCTTTCACAGACTACTGCGGAGGTTACAGGACGAAGGGTAGGGTCACGCACTTACTGCAATGCGCTGCACTTATAAGGTTGGTGAAAATATGAATCAATCATTTATGGTGGTAATTGTATGATTGAGAACTCTCCTATTCCTTAGCTTCAAGATGGGGAGGAAACAGAAGTGCACAAGGAGTTTCAAACATGGAAAGTTAAATATGGTAAAACTGGTTCACCACTAACTGAAATAGATATTTCCTGTATACTTAAAGTCAAACTCATGAAATAAGTTGACGTTTTTCATGCTTGCAGGAAAGACCTATCCGTCCACCGAGGAGGAAGCTAAGCGTAAGGAGATCTGGTTAGCTGCTAGGAAGATGGTGACGGAACACAACCGGAGAGCAGAGAATGGCCTGGAGAGCTACACCCTGGCAGTCAATCACTTTGCTGACTTGGTATGGTGTTATTATTAATAGTGAAATTAATTCAGATGAGTCTGAAAGAAATCCGGGTTGTTATTTGTAgttatacattacattactatgTTGATATAAGTTATAAGTTGATATAAGATTTCTCAAACAAGTTGTTTGTCGCCTTTTTGCTTCCAGACTACTGAGGAGGTTCCTAGAGGGCTTTTACCCATGGTAAGGTATCAGCATTTCAAAACGTAATGAGTTTAATGCAACAATGTCATTTAACTGAACTTACAGTGATGTAAAGTTTGTGTTAACTCTCGTTtctctttcccattcaccctcctGGCCCTGACCACTCATCTCATCACAGGGTATGCTTCCAGTCACATAAGTTACTAACATTGTACTCACTACAGTCCTATTCACAACccttaactacaatgaccatagtCTTTAAAAAATATTAAAGAAACCTTCACATTTACTAATGTTACACTCCTAAATTCACAAAAGAATCAGATATTGACAGACTGTCTTTTTCCTCCAACAGAATGAAGAAGCTTTGACACTATGAGGAATGAACAATTTTGAAATTTACAATAAATATAAACACTACACTTTCAATTCTTGTGTCCattttttcctttattttatATCAGCCTATACGGCAGGTTTCCCCAACTGACAGTAGGCTGAATTTGGCCCGTGGGTGGTTTTATTTCTCCCCccaatgtcacgttctgaccttagttcttttattatgtctttgttttagtatgttcAGGGCGTCAgatgggtgggttgtctatgttcatttttctatgttgcgttttgtgtttggcctggtatggttctcaatcagaggcaggtgtcgttagttgtctctgattgagaatcatacttaggtagccttctttcacctgtgtttcgtgggtgattattttctgttttgtatttcatcgttcaggactgtttcgttttgttctcattgttttttgttttgtgttcatataataaatacaatatggacacttaccacgctgcgcattggtcctccgatccttcttactactcctcagaagaggaggacgagaatcGTTACACccaagtatttaaaaaaaatatgtatatacactacggttcaaaagtttggggtcacttagaaatgtccttgtttttgaaagaaaaacactttttttgtccattaaaataacatcaaattgatcagaaatacattgttaatgttgtaaatgactattgtagctgaaaacggcagatttctttatggaatatctacataggcgtacagaggcccattatcagcaaacatcactcctgtgttctaacAGAACGTTGTGTTAGCTcctccaagtttatcatttcaaAAGACTAATTGCTCATTAGAAaactcttttgcaattatgtcagcacagctaaaaactgttgtcctgattaaagaaggaataaaactggccttctttagactagttgagtatctggagcatcagcatttgtgggttcgattacaggaacAAAATGGCCAGAACAAAGACCtcctctgaaactcgtcagtctattcttgttctgagaaatgaaggctattccatgcgagaaattgtcaaaaaactgaagatcttgtacaacgctatgtactactcctttcacagaacagcgcaaactgtccagtactttaaaaatatcctctcatgttgtcctccagtggtttgcagaagaggatgtcttccttaattgaccccccataaacgtaacggacatataccaggagctgtgccaggctcGCCATGTATGTTAACATCCAGCTGTAACAAATATAATTCCCTGGCTTgaatgcgaagcagtaattgtttcaaaacatctcctgccatgtcactgacgagtcgtgaaacagtgttgtttgattaAGTCATTGTCTGTATATTTTTTGGGGCCTCTTCCCTCAGCATTGTCGCAGCCATAtctgcggcagcaggaagaattaagtcctccacaatagtatggggcttgcctgtcctcgCCACACGGTAGCTCaacatataagacgcttctagccccttcttgtTAATGGTAtctgtcttactactcgaaagtcatctTTATTCTTGCTCAAAAAACtcccgtggcttatttttcaaattgtgaTGTTGCATTTCTAAATTTTTgagcaagagtgaaggtttcccacgaaagagtaacggttaatgtgattggatgttaattatttgactaggctccctgtatttgacattgtgttgttatttcgctgaacactagatggtttaatttaatTTTTGGTAGTGAAACGAGGCTATTCAGGCGGAGAAAAAAAACTATAgcccccgttggaaaatataaatgtactgtttgaaaatgtgaaggattttttttttttttacaaaaacttTGGCATACCCCCGATGACATTGCTCGTACCTCTGGGTATTCCAGTTTAGGAAAACCTGGCCAAGAGAAAGTTATTAACAAGCTCTTACATCCTAACAGGGTTTATTAAGGATAGTCATGCAGCCAGTAACATGCACTGCCTGTTTCAATGTGGTTGCTGAGGCTTCCATTCTGGATACCCCATGTGCTGTGTTATCATTAGATGCAGAGAAAGCCTTTGAGTGGGAATATTTATGGCATGTTCTTGAACATTTTGGTTTTGGGGCTAGAGTCATACCTATGATTCGCACAATGTATGTGAATCTTTCTTCTATTATACCAACAAGcactacccattctaatccatttaccatacaaccaggacgTAAACAAGGCTGTCCTGCCTCCCCTATGctatttgctctctctcttgaaCCGCTGGCACAAAGCATATGTCAAAATTCTGCTTCTTCACATTTCAAAATCAAACCGAACAAGCAATTTCTCCGTATGCAGATGACATTCACGTCAGAACATTTTCAGAAAATATTTTCACATCATTCAGCTCACGGTCTGGTTACAAGATCAACTGGTCTAAAACAGCTCTACTACCTCTTAAACTCAGCTAAGGGAAGCAACTACCACCCTTTATCCCAGTGAAGAAACAAACCACCTACTTAGACATTACTTAACCCCCTCTATCCACACTACTTTCAGGAAGAACTACTTAGAAACCTTTCAGAATATCCAGAAATACATAAAAAGATGGTCTGCTATGGCCACTTCTTTGCATGCTAGAATCTCAATGATTAAAATGAATGTCCTCCTTCGTATCAATTTTATGAGTTCCATGTTCCCACTGCCGCCTCCTATAGACTATTGGTCTAAACTTGACTCTGTCATAAAGAAGTTCATTTGGGGGAGGAAAGAGACCACAGATTGAATATGCAACACGACAGAGAACGGAAGCATCAGGTTGATTTACAGTTCCAAATCCACATTTTTATCACCTAACTTTCCAAATTCATTTCCTGAAGACCTGGTGAAACCCAAAGACTTCTGTTCCTTGGCGTGCTATAGAAGATTCAATAGTTTCACCATTCAGATTACAAGATTGattattttctggattgactCATTATTGTTTGTTGTTGTGCATTATTGTTAGGACCCATTATAGCATACTCAGTAAATGTGTAGAAAGCTACAGAGAAGCATATGAGATCTAATCTTAAATGGCTTTCATAATCTCCAAGATGGCGTAATAAACAATTCTTAGCGTGTAAGAAACCATTTATATCAGAGTCTTGGTCTAAGAAGGGTATTTATACGTTCAAAGACATATTCAATGTGAATGGACTCCTCGGTTTCCATGACATCCGCCTGTGTTTTAATGTCCAGGTTCATCATTTTGTCTTTACCTTCAACGCCTATCCACGCGAGCCTATGGGGTCCCCTGGGCAGCAGAACTAGCAGTACACCCATTGGTCAAACTTCTAACGGACAGACGCCCCTCAAAAGGAGTGTCTAATATCTATAGTCAATTAACTCTGGCAGCACAAAAACCATTAACTCTATCCACTGTATGGGAAAATGATTTTACTCTTGCCGACAGACAAATAAATTGGGAGACAATATGGAAAATACATTTGGATCATCTAGAAACCCCAATCACCAATGAATTAAAACATTTTGCCATATAACCTATCTAACACCTCCAAAAAGACATCACATGGTATTAGTCCATCAGCATTATGTGAGTTTTGCACCACAGGGGACCTTGGTACTTTTCAGCATGTGCTGTGGAAATGACTGGGTGTGGTTGAATTCTGGGGGAAAGTCAACCATGTCGTCTCTGTACTTAGATCCAATAGGGATGTTGCTTTGTGATGTCTCTGATTTGCACTTGTCAGAAAGGCAACAGAGAGTGTGGTTGGTAGGAACCACAGCTGTTAAGAAAAAGATTGTACAAAGGTGGGTTCCACCTCATCAGTTACCATTGCAACAATGGCTGCTCACATTTAAGGAAATTGTACTTATGGAGCTCTCCAcggccaggatccacagggccaaAGGTGTCCACTCTGGACACATGGAAAAAAGCAGCAGTGGACATTTCTGAACTCTTAACCAACGGGCATTTACATCCACGAGTGTGTAGCAATAATGTGTCACTATTTCTGAGGCTATATGATGCATTGTTCAGCAGATGTACTATGTAATATTAATTGTTTTTATCTCGTAATTTATTTGACATGCTATCAGATTGCCGGTGAGGGGTGGGGGGGATTGAAAAAATATATctgtaaatgtactgtatgaATCCTATGAATTGAAATAATAAAAACTGAATGTgaaaaaagtttggacatactcattccagggttttcttcatttggtctattttctacattgtagaagaatagtgaagacatcaaaactatgaaataacacatatggaattatatagtaaccaaaaaattgctTACAAAAATATGAATTTTAAATTTgagagcattccaggtgaagcaaagtagccactctttgccttgaagacaactttccacactcttggcattctttcaacaaGCTTCCTGAGATAGTCACCTAGAattcatttaaattaacaggtgtgccttgttaatttgtggaatttctttccttcttaatgcgtttgagtcagtcagttgtgttgtgtcaagttaggggtggtatacagaagaccaagtccatattatggcaagaacagttcaaattagcaaagagaagcaacagtccatcattactttaagacatgaaggtcagtcagtcaaTTCAGAATATTTCcaaaacttttaaagtttcttcaagtgcagttgcaaaaatcatcaagcgctatgatgaaactggctctcatgaggaccgccacaggaaagtaagacccagagttacctctgctgcagaggataagttcattagagttaccagccccagaaattgcaggccaattaaatgcttcacagagttcaagtaacagacacatctcaaaatcaactgttcagaggagactgcatgaatcaggccttcatggtcaaatttctgcaaaaaaaccactaataaaggacaccaataataataagagacttgattgggccaagaaacacgagcaatggacattagaccagtggaaatctatcCACTGAGTCCAAATTtaagatgtttggttccaaccgccatgtctttgtgagacacaccgtgaaccatggaggaggaggtgtgatggtgtgggggtgctttgctggtgacactgtgatggagtgctgcatcagatgacctggtctccccaatcacccgacctcacctcatttgagatggtttgggatgagatggaccgCAGAgtcaaggaaaagcagccaacaagtgctcagcatatgtgggaactccttcaagactgttggaaaagcattccaggtgaagctggttgagagaataacatgagtgtgcaaatctgtcatcaaagcgaagggtggctactttgaagaatcaaaaatttGCTTatcactttcttggttactactatttcatagttttgatgtcttcactattatgctacaatgtagaaaatagtacaaatcaaGAAAAACCTCTGAATGGAATGGTACTATatagtaccagtccaaagtttggacaccccTACTCATAAAAGACTGAACAAAGATTTTAATTTTGGAattctgttcccaagtattccctaTAGAGAgacgtgatcgtatacaaatgtaataaTTTGAAAATATGATGTTTTAGTCAAGTATTATATCTGTGTGGGCTTCTTGCAGTAAATTTGCAATTtccaaatgatttgtaattatgctCCGCTCCCCCAACCATCTGCTTAAAGAAGAAATCGGACCATGGCTGAGTCTAGTTGATGatctgaattggtccactcacacagacagcgtcgtgaagaaggcgcagcagcgcctcttcaacctcaggaggctgaagaaattcggcttgtcaccaaaagcactcacaaacttctacagatgcacaatcgagagcatcctggcgggctgtatcaccgcctggtacggcaactgctccgccctcaaccgtaaggctctccagagggtagtgaggtctgcacaacgcatcaccgggggcaaactac
This genomic window from Oncorhynchus nerka isolate Pitt River linkage group LG2, Oner_Uvic_2.0, whole genome shotgun sequence contains:
- the LOC115132820 gene encoding cystein proteinase inhibitor protein salarin, with protein sequence MHCESTITGRRMKSLVLLLLVAVTVSSVLSKPLPEDSEAEVHKEFETWKVKYGKSYPSTEEEAKRKEIWLATRKRVMEHNMRAGNGLESFTMAINHFADLTNEEVPRGLLPMPRPEEEEVDREFEMWKTHNGKTYNSTEEEAKRKEIWLATRARVMEHNKRAENGSESFTMGMNSFSDMTSEEIPRGGLLVVFPSRDGGEEAEVDKEFETWKVQHGKSYGSTEEEAKRKEIWLATRARVMEHNKRAENGSESFTMGMNHLSDRTTAEVTGRRLQDGEETEVHKEFQTWKVKYGKTYPSTEEEAKRKEIWLAARKMVTEHNRRAENGLESYTLAVNHFADLTTEEVPRGLLPME